One Yimella lutea DNA window includes the following coding sequences:
- a CDS encoding putative sugar O-methyltransferase, protein MTGWAELTRRSLDELRTTDETYRPTNFWGPGVDRLLSEMETIGLEKFKSWPSAPIWFYPMYGDGWTEATLAKALQSAKQVNPRANQGYFYNSLNGWFEARRDFDVAMMAWDQHRWPFDIGGHGESKVGSPWQAFGGVPGGSAQFGRAYANYLLLLAALSRHVDRPPTSFLEIGGGFGVLGEIVRTRDPQARYVDLDIPPLLTVASYYLTELFGADSVIVYDPQTAARGPISVPECGVLPNFRIEDLDAQFDVFVNSFSFQEMEPPVVDHYIGQVCDKGITYAVSLNSREGKPKAAQAGDWGALDPVKSADIIDMFDRHGLELVGQYDTPLVRSAGQVNVFRRR, encoded by the coding sequence ATGACTGGCTGGGCCGAGCTGACGCGCCGATCGCTCGACGAACTCCGCACGACGGACGAGACGTATCGTCCGACGAACTTCTGGGGACCCGGCGTGGATCGCCTGCTGTCCGAGATGGAGACGATCGGTCTGGAGAAGTTCAAATCGTGGCCGAGTGCCCCGATCTGGTTCTACCCGATGTACGGCGACGGCTGGACCGAGGCGACGTTGGCCAAAGCGCTGCAGAGCGCGAAGCAGGTCAACCCGCGCGCCAACCAGGGATACTTCTACAACTCACTGAACGGATGGTTCGAGGCACGGCGCGACTTCGACGTGGCCATGATGGCCTGGGACCAGCACCGGTGGCCGTTCGACATCGGCGGGCACGGCGAGAGCAAGGTCGGATCCCCTTGGCAGGCATTCGGGGGTGTCCCCGGAGGAAGTGCCCAGTTCGGCAGGGCGTACGCCAACTACCTGCTGCTGCTGGCGGCGCTTTCGCGGCACGTCGATCGTCCACCGACCAGCTTCCTGGAGATCGGCGGCGGTTTCGGCGTTCTCGGCGAGATCGTGCGCACGCGCGATCCGCAAGCACGGTACGTCGACCTCGACATCCCGCCGCTGCTGACCGTGGCCTCCTACTACCTGACCGAACTCTTCGGCGCCGATTCGGTCATCGTCTACGACCCGCAGACAGCCGCACGCGGTCCGATTTCCGTGCCCGAATGTGGCGTGTTGCCCAACTTCCGCATCGAGGACCTCGACGCGCAGTTCGACGTGTTCGTCAACTCCTTCTCCTTCCAGGAGATGGAGCCGCCCGTCGTCGACCACTACATCGGGCAGGTCTGCGACAAGGGCATCACGTACGCCGTGTCGCTCAACTCGCGAGAGGGCAAGCCGAAGGCAGCACAGGCAGGCGACTGGGGCGCCCTGGACCCGGTCAAGTCCGCCGACATCATCGACATGTTCGACCGCCATGGGCTCGAACTGGTCGGTCAGTACGACACCCCGCTGGTCCGCAGCGCCGGACAGGTCAACGTCTTCCGTCGTCGCTGA
- the truB gene encoding tRNA pseudouridine(55) synthase TruB: MTDDGLLLVDKPAGWTSHDVVARTRRLAGTRRVGHAGTLDPMATGLLVLGINRATKLLTFLVGCDKTYTATIRLGQSTVTDDAEGDITATVATAQLDAGAVSDAVARLTGSIQQVPSSVSAIKVDGKRAYAKVRGGDEVKLAARPVTVSTFEIRSSTPRPEIGAGALDLEVEVEVSSGTYVRALARDLGDLLGVGGHLTALRRTRVGRYTIDGVPTMDELNKAHHADEPLNILPMAQAAREQFPVRELDEAQARALRYGQKLASSGPRVDVVAAIGPDEDLVAILDQTGERAVSKVVFPAG; this comes from the coding sequence GTGACCGACGACGGACTCCTGCTGGTCGACAAGCCGGCCGGCTGGACCAGTCACGACGTCGTGGCCCGCACCCGTCGCCTCGCCGGCACCCGCCGGGTCGGGCATGCAGGCACGCTCGACCCGATGGCCACCGGACTGCTGGTGCTCGGTATCAATCGGGCGACCAAGTTGCTGACCTTCCTGGTCGGGTGCGACAAGACGTACACCGCGACGATCAGACTGGGTCAGTCGACGGTCACCGATGACGCCGAGGGCGACATCACCGCCACAGTTGCGACGGCGCAGCTCGACGCCGGTGCCGTCTCGGACGCGGTCGCACGGCTGACCGGGTCGATACAGCAGGTACCCAGTTCGGTGAGCGCGATCAAGGTCGACGGGAAGCGGGCGTACGCGAAGGTGCGCGGAGGCGACGAGGTGAAGCTCGCGGCTCGGCCGGTGACGGTGAGCACCTTCGAGATCAGGTCGAGCACCCCACGTCCGGAGATCGGGGCCGGAGCCCTTGACCTTGAAGTGGAGGTCGAGGTCTCGTCGGGCACCTACGTCCGTGCGCTCGCCCGGGATCTGGGCGATCTGCTCGGAGTCGGTGGGCACCTCACCGCGCTGCGCCGCACACGCGTCGGGCGGTACACGATCGACGGCGTACCGACGATGGACGAGCTCAACAAGGCCCATCACGCCGATGAACCGCTGAACATCCTGCCCATGGCGCAGGCGGCGCGCGAGCAGTTCCCGGTGCGCGAACTCGACGAGGCGCAGGCACGCGCGTTGCGATACGGACAGAAGCTCGCTTCGTCAGGACCGCGGGTCGACGTGGTGGCAGCCATCGGCCCGGACGAGGATCTCGTGGCGATCCTCGACCAGACCGGGGAGCGTGCTGTGTCGAAGGTGGTCTTCCCGGCCGGCTGA
- the rbfA gene encoding 30S ribosome-binding factor RbfA, which yields MADPARARKIAERIKSLVAEYLEFRLKDERLGFITVTDVRVTGDLQHASVFYTIFGDEKARADTEAALADNRGRIRSHVGKGLGIRLTPSLEFIPDAIPEGAANIEAALAAARERDAELQRNAGAQYAGDADPYRKPAADDAGDE from the coding sequence ATGGCTGACCCCGCACGCGCACGAAAGATCGCCGAACGCATCAAGTCCTTGGTGGCCGAGTACCTCGAGTTCCGGCTGAAGGACGAGCGCCTCGGATTCATCACCGTCACCGACGTCCGGGTCACCGGCGACCTGCAGCACGCATCGGTGTTCTACACCATCTTCGGGGACGAGAAGGCGCGTGCCGACACCGAGGCGGCGCTCGCCGACAACCGCGGCCGGATCCGCTCGCACGTCGGCAAGGGCCTCGGCATCCGGCTCACCCCGTCGCTGGAGTTCATCCCAGACGCGATTCCCGAAGGTGCAGCGAACATCGAGGCAGCTCTCGCCGCCGCGCGGGAACGCGACGCCGAACTGCAGCGCAATGCCGGTGCCCAGTACGCCGGCGACGCCGACCCGTACCGCAAGCCTGCGGCGGACGACGCCGGTGACGAGTGA
- a CDS encoding TRM11 family SAM-dependent methyltransferase: protein MSEYLVLVAPSSNRVYADAAPRLAAAEIETVLAAFGSTPDVAPIDLAGVDYLTISASGDEVVPALSNLSATFALFEREGELLRPIPLQRRQFYPSDLVTIQKYQGKTNEQWTRLLLNVTAAATKRPSKWLDGGLDVMDPMCGRGTTLNIALLAGYSVTGVDVDRKDYDTYAAFLKTWVQAHRLKHTMDRGASTTGGRARGREFTLEVAPTKDAFKTGDTQTVRYLSTDTTDLGGLVRAASIDVIVTDTPYGVQHGSHGDRLSRRPLELLDRAMPAWIRTLRTGGTVGLSYNRHVAPAENLALMLEQHGLIVVTDWRDSPFRHRVDASIDRDLIVARKES from the coding sequence GTGAGTGAGTACCTGGTGCTGGTCGCACCGTCGAGCAATCGTGTCTATGCGGACGCTGCCCCGCGCCTGGCCGCGGCCGAGATCGAGACCGTGCTGGCGGCCTTCGGATCGACTCCCGACGTCGCGCCGATCGACTTGGCGGGGGTCGATTACCTGACCATTTCCGCCTCCGGTGACGAGGTCGTGCCGGCTCTGTCGAATCTCTCGGCGACGTTCGCGCTGTTCGAGCGCGAGGGCGAGTTGCTGCGGCCGATTCCGTTGCAGCGCAGGCAGTTCTACCCCAGCGATCTGGTGACGATTCAGAAGTACCAGGGGAAGACCAACGAACAGTGGACGCGGTTGCTGCTCAACGTCACTGCGGCTGCGACCAAGCGTCCGAGCAAGTGGCTGGACGGCGGCCTGGACGTCATGGACCCGATGTGCGGACGCGGGACGACCCTCAACATCGCTCTGCTGGCGGGGTACAGCGTCACCGGCGTCGACGTCGACCGCAAGGACTACGACACCTACGCCGCGTTCCTGAAGACGTGGGTGCAGGCGCACCGGCTCAAACACACGATGGACCGGGGCGCGAGCACGACCGGCGGACGGGCCCGCGGTCGCGAGTTCACTCTCGAGGTGGCACCGACCAAGGACGCGTTCAAAACCGGAGACACGCAGACGGTGCGCTATCTGTCGACCGACACCACCGACCTCGGTGGCCTCGTCCGTGCGGCGAGCATCGACGTCATCGTCACCGACACCCCGTACGGCGTGCAGCACGGATCACACGGAGACCGTCTCTCGCGCCGTCCGCTCGAACTGCTCGACCGTGCGATGCCCGCATGGATCCGGACGCTGCGCACCGGAGGAACGGTCGGTCTGTCCTACAACCGACACGTGGCTCCTGCCGAGAACCTGGCGCTGATGTTGGAACAACACGGTCTCATCGTGGTCACCGACTGGCGGGACAGCCCTTTCCGCCACCGGGTCGACGCCTCCATCGACCGCGACCTCATCGTCGCTCGCAAGGAGTCCTGA
- the infB gene encoding translation initiation factor IF-2 gives MAKVRVHELAKELGIESKELLAYLKEQGEFVKTASSTIEAPVVRKIKENPPPSAGKAEEKADKPAAKSAAPKPGAKRAAPSPSSTPSTPSSTPSSTSARPGPSPAKPAAEPKAPQAPAAAVKPTVEPAAAPEVKAAPKPATESAPAAESAPSAPSAAPAARETSNRPGPAAPKPGARPAPAAREERPARDQGRDQGRDQGRGDSRPGRPGGAGASGGGRSGAPRPGNNPFSSSQGMRSGQPARPGNNPFAPSQGMPRPASARGAGGAAGPRPAGPRPGGAPAGGAPRPGGSRPSPGMMPERSSIGRPGDRPARGGGPGRPGGGPGGAPGRPGGGGFAGRPGGGGNRPGGRGGTQGAFGRGGGKVRGRKSKRAKRQEFEQMQAPSIGGVSVPRGDGKTVVRVRRGSSLTDFADRIDANPASLVTVLIHLGEMATATQSLDEDTFKLLGAELGYDVQVVSPEDEEKELFGAFNIDLEAEADAESDEDLQARPPVVTVMGHVDHGKTRLLDAIRNADVQASEAGGITQHIGAYQVHKEHEGNDRPITFIDTPGHEAFTAMRARGAKVTDVAILVVAADDGVMPQTIEALNHAQAADVPIVVAVNKIDVDGANPAKVRQQLTEYNLIAEEYGGDTMFVDVSARQGQNIDELLEAVLLTADAALDLRANPDKDARGVAIEANLDRGRGAIATVLVQSGTLRVGDAIVAGTAHGRVRAMLDEHGNNVYEATPSRPVQVTGLASVPRAGDTFIVAPDDRTARQIAEKREAADRQASLAKARKRISLEDLNEHLAAGKVETLNLILKGDVSGSVEALEDALMQIDVGEEVDLRIIDRGVGSITMNNINLAVASNAVIIGFNVRAEGQNAEYADKEGVEIRYYSVIYSAIEEIEAALKGMLKPEYEEVELGTAEIREIFRSSKFGNIAGSIVRSGEIKRGTKARITRNGVVVAENVEIAGLRRFKDDVTEVREGFECGINLGSYNDLQLGDLIATYEMREKPRA, from the coding sequence GTGGCAAAGGTCCGAGTTCACGAGCTCGCAAAAGAGCTCGGGATCGAGAGCAAAGAACTTCTTGCGTACCTGAAGGAGCAGGGGGAGTTCGTCAAGACGGCGAGCTCCACCATCGAGGCTCCGGTCGTCCGCAAGATCAAGGAGAACCCGCCGCCCTCGGCGGGTAAGGCTGAGGAGAAGGCCGACAAGCCGGCCGCGAAGTCGGCTGCGCCGAAGCCCGGCGCAAAGAGGGCTGCACCGTCCCCGTCCAGCACACCGAGCACCCCGTCGAGCACCCCGTCGAGCACCTCCGCTCGTCCGGGTCCGTCACCGGCCAAGCCCGCTGCAGAGCCGAAGGCTCCGCAGGCTCCGGCCGCGGCTGTCAAGCCCACAGTCGAGCCCGCAGCCGCGCCCGAGGTGAAGGCCGCCCCGAAGCCGGCGACCGAATCGGCACCCGCTGCCGAGTCCGCGCCGTCCGCGCCGTCCGCCGCCCCGGCGGCCCGCGAGACGTCGAACCGTCCGGGTCCGGCAGCACCGAAGCCCGGTGCTCGTCCGGCACCGGCCGCTCGTGAAGAGCGTCCGGCGCGTGACCAGGGTCGCGATCAAGGTCGCGATCAGGGTCGTGGTGACTCGCGCCCGGGTCGTCCCGGTGGAGCCGGCGCGTCCGGTGGTGGCCGCTCCGGCGCGCCGCGTCCGGGCAACAACCCGTTCAGTTCCAGCCAGGGCATGCGCTCGGGTCAGCCGGCGCGTCCGGGCAACAACCCGTTCGCTCCCAGCCAGGGCATGCCCCGTCCGGCCTCGGCTCGCGGCGCCGGTGGCGCAGCGGGTCCGCGTCCGGCAGGTCCGCGTCCCGGTGGCGCTCCCGCCGGTGGTGCCCCGCGCCCGGGTGGATCCCGTCCCAGCCCCGGCATGATGCCGGAGCGCTCCTCGATCGGTCGTCCCGGTGACCGTCCCGCCCGTGGTGGGGGCCCCGGTCGTCCCGGTGGCGGCCCCGGCGGTGCGCCCGGTCGTCCGGGCGGCGGCGGTTTCGCCGGTCGTCCCGGTGGCGGCGGTAACCGTCCCGGTGGTCGTGGTGGCACGCAGGGTGCGTTCGGACGAGGCGGCGGAAAGGTCCGCGGTCGCAAGTCCAAGCGCGCGAAGCGTCAGGAATTCGAGCAGATGCAGGCTCCGTCGATCGGTGGCGTCAGCGTTCCCCGTGGCGACGGCAAGACCGTCGTGCGGGTGCGTCGCGGTTCGTCGCTGACCGACTTCGCCGACCGCATCGACGCGAACCCCGCGTCGCTGGTGACCGTGCTGATCCACCTCGGTGAGATGGCCACGGCGACCCAGTCGCTCGACGAGGACACCTTCAAGCTGCTCGGTGCCGAGCTGGGCTACGACGTCCAGGTCGTCTCGCCGGAGGACGAGGAGAAGGAGCTGTTCGGCGCCTTCAACATCGACCTCGAGGCAGAGGCCGATGCCGAGTCCGACGAGGACCTGCAGGCCCGTCCGCCGGTCGTGACCGTCATGGGTCACGTCGACCACGGTAAGACGCGACTGCTGGACGCCATCCGTAACGCCGACGTCCAGGCGTCGGAGGCCGGTGGCATCACCCAGCACATCGGTGCCTACCAGGTGCACAAGGAGCACGAGGGCAACGACCGTCCGATCACCTTCATCGACACCCCGGGTCACGAGGCGTTCACCGCCATGCGTGCACGTGGTGCGAAGGTCACCGACGTCGCGATCCTCGTGGTCGCGGCCGACGACGGTGTCATGCCGCAGACGATCGAGGCCTTGAACCACGCACAGGCGGCCGATGTGCCGATCGTCGTCGCGGTCAACAAGATCGACGTCGACGGTGCGAACCCGGCCAAGGTGCGTCAGCAGCTGACCGAGTACAACCTGATCGCGGAGGAGTACGGCGGCGACACCATGTTCGTCGACGTGTCGGCTCGCCAGGGTCAGAACATCGACGAGCTGCTCGAGGCCGTCCTGCTCACCGCAGACGCCGCCCTCGACCTGCGCGCCAACCCGGACAAGGACGCTCGCGGCGTCGCGATCGAGGCCAACCTCGACCGTGGACGCGGTGCGATCGCCACCGTCCTGGTGCAGTCGGGCACGCTGCGTGTCGGTGACGCGATCGTCGCCGGAACGGCCCACGGCCGCGTCCGCGCGATGCTCGACGAGCACGGCAACAACGTGTACGAGGCGACCCCGTCCCGTCCGGTCCAGGTGACCGGTCTGGCCTCGGTGCCGCGTGCAGGTGACACGTTCATCGTGGCTCCGGACGACCGCACGGCTCGCCAGATCGCCGAGAAGCGTGAAGCTGCCGACCGTCAGGCCAGCCTGGCCAAGGCGCGCAAGCGGATCAGCCTGGAGGACCTCAACGAGCACCTCGCCGCCGGCAAGGTCGAGACCCTCAACCTCATCCTCAAGGGTGACGTGTCGGGTTCGGTCGAAGCGCTCGAGGACGCCCTCATGCAGATCGATGTGGGCGAAGAGGTCGACCTGCGCATCATCGACCGAGGCGTCGGCTCGATCACGATGAACAACATCAACCTCGCGGTGGCCTCCAACGCGGTGATCATCGGCTTCAACGTGCGAGCCGAGGGTCAGAACGCGGAGTACGCCGACAAGGAAGGTGTGGAGATCCGGTACTACTCGGTGATCTACAGCGCCATCGAGGAGATCGAGGCGGCCCTGAAGGGCATGCTCAAGCCGGAGTACGAAGAGGTCGAGCTCGGTACCGCGGAGATCCGCGAGATCTTCCGCTCGTCCAAGTTCGGCAACATCGCCGGCTCGATCGTCCGCTCGGGTGAGATCAAGCGCGGCACCAAGGCGCGCATCACCCGCAACGGCGTCGTCGTGGCCGAGAACGTCGAGATCGCCGGTCTGCGCCGGTTCAAGGACGACGTCACCGAGGTCCGTGAGGGCTTCGAGTGCGGTATCAACCTCGGGTCGTACAACGACCTGCAGTTGGGCGACCTCATCGCGACGTACGAGATGCGGGAGAAGCCGCGGGCCTGA
- a CDS encoding YlxR family protein, protein MNAALDLLADSSPERSHKPAHTGLRTCVGCRQRDERSELVHLVAIADRERPSRWQVMVDERGRLPGRGAWLHPRVACVERALARQALGRALRVPAQVDTTPVQEWWAMHDAAASTDAADKEENRKRV, encoded by the coding sequence GTGAACGCTGCGCTAGACTTGCTCGCGGACAGTTCGCCAGAACGTAGCCACAAACCTGCACACACCGGTCTCCGGACGTGTGTCGGTTGCCGGCAGCGGGACGAACGGTCCGAGTTGGTACACCTCGTCGCGATCGCCGATCGTGAGCGGCCGTCTCGGTGGCAGGTCATGGTCGACGAGCGAGGCCGGTTGCCCGGCAGGGGAGCCTGGTTGCATCCGCGAGTCGCATGTGTCGAACGGGCTTTGGCCCGTCAGGCACTCGGACGCGCGTTGCGAGTACCGGCGCAGGTGGACACCACACCCGTCCAGGAGTGGTGGGCCATGCACGACGCCGCTGCATCGACCGATGCCGCGGACAAGGAAGAGAACCGAAAGCGGGTTTGA
- the nusA gene encoding transcription termination factor NusA — MDIDMAALRALEREREIPMDVIVPAIEQALLTAYHRVEGSLRHARVELDRKSGHVVVWAREDGEIDDEGVRSDPGPEFDDTPDNFGRVAAATARQVIVQRMRDVEDEAILGDFKGREGDIVAGIIQQSSDPRTVRVDFGTVEGFLPSAEQVPGETYKHGERLRCYVVSVKRGPKGPQIGLSRTHPNLVRKLFALEVPEIADGTVQIAALAREAGHRTKLAVHSKTPGVNAKGACIGPMGSRVRAVMTELHGEKIDIVDYSEDPAEFVAAALSPSRVSAVEITDRAGKAARVIVPDYQLSLAIGKEGQNARLAAKLTGWRIDIRPDTAPGGPAVASGSPTAAGPAGNGGE, encoded by the coding sequence ATGGACATCGACATGGCTGCACTGCGCGCGCTCGAACGGGAGCGCGAGATCCCGATGGATGTCATCGTGCCTGCGATCGAGCAGGCGCTGCTCACCGCCTACCACCGCGTGGAGGGATCCCTGCGGCACGCCCGCGTCGAACTCGACCGCAAGAGCGGCCATGTCGTTGTGTGGGCCCGTGAGGACGGCGAGATCGACGACGAAGGCGTCCGCAGCGACCCCGGCCCGGAGTTCGACGACACCCCCGACAACTTCGGACGCGTCGCCGCGGCGACCGCCCGACAGGTCATCGTCCAGCGCATGCGTGACGTCGAGGACGAGGCGATCCTCGGCGACTTCAAGGGCCGCGAGGGCGACATCGTCGCCGGCATCATCCAACAGTCCAGTGACCCGCGCACCGTCCGTGTTGACTTCGGCACGGTCGAGGGATTCCTGCCGTCCGCCGAGCAGGTGCCGGGCGAGACCTACAAGCACGGTGAGCGGCTGCGCTGCTATGTCGTGAGCGTCAAGCGCGGACCGAAGGGCCCGCAGATCGGTCTGTCGCGCACCCACCCCAACCTGGTGCGCAAGCTGTTCGCGCTCGAGGTGCCCGAGATCGCCGACGGCACCGTGCAGATCGCGGCTCTTGCCCGCGAGGCCGGCCACCGCACCAAACTCGCGGTGCACTCCAAGACTCCCGGCGTGAACGCGAAGGGTGCCTGCATCGGCCCGATGGGCTCGCGGGTGCGGGCCGTCATGACCGAACTGCACGGCGAGAAGATCGACATCGTCGACTACTCCGAGGACCCGGCCGAGTTCGTTGCCGCTGCGCTGTCGCCCTCGCGGGTCTCCGCAGTGGAGATCACCGACCGGGCCGGCAAGGCTGCGCGCGTCATCGTGCCCGACTACCAGCTTTCGCTGGCGATCGGCAAGGAGGGTCAGAACGCCCGACTCGCGGCCAAACTGACCGGCTGGCGCATCGACATCCGTCCCGACACAGCGCCCGGTGGACCGGCTGTTGCGTCCGGCTCGCCGACCGCCGCGGGACCCGCCGGAAACGGCGGGGAGTGA
- the rimP gene encoding ribosome maturation factor RimP, with product MSTSPTDRHQQILADLTCALAPLGARVEDLTVTPAGKRRVVRVLVDRDLSDLDLADDTSAIEPLDLDTVGELTRVISDRLDETDAMGEQPYVLEVSSPGIDRPLTEPRHYRRNVGRLITVARTEGGELTGRVMRAGADDFDLLVQPAKGEPALTTLAYADTTKSKVNVEFNRAEEGEL from the coding sequence ATGAGCACCAGCCCGACGGATCGGCACCAGCAGATCCTTGCCGACCTGACCTGCGCGTTGGCCCCCCTGGGCGCACGCGTCGAGGACCTCACCGTCACCCCCGCCGGCAAGCGCCGCGTCGTCCGCGTGCTCGTCGACCGCGACCTGTCCGATCTCGACCTCGCCGACGACACCTCAGCCATCGAGCCGCTCGATCTCGACACCGTCGGTGAACTCACCCGCGTCATCAGCGACCGTCTCGACGAGACCGACGCGATGGGCGAACAGCCCTACGTACTCGAGGTCTCCTCGCCCGGAATCGACCGCCCGCTCACCGAGCCGCGGCACTACCGGCGCAACGTCGGCCGGCTGATCACGGTCGCCCGCACCGAGGGTGGCGAACTCACCGGACGCGTGATGCGCGCCGGTGCCGACGATTTCGACCTGTTGGTCCAACCCGCCAAGGGCGAACCTGCGCTGACGACGCTGGCCTACGCCGACACGACGAAGAGCAAGGTGAACGTGGAGTTCAACCGGGCCGAGGAAGGAGAGCTCTGA
- a CDS encoding phosphoadenylyl-sulfate reductase, whose product MSDLSALAETASRELADAPAQEILRWAGERFGDDLVVAASMQDTVLVHLASKAVPGIQVVFLDTGYHFAETIQTRDRVAREYDVRLIDAKPRQTVAEQDAEYSPRLHDSDPDLCCALRKTHPLDEALDGKAAWATGLRRAESPSRAGTPVVSYDDRRELLKLAPLAAWTDADVERYVAEHDVIMNPLLSQGFPSIGCAPCTRKVLAGEDARAGRWSGTGKTECGIHTSQETLRAR is encoded by the coding sequence ATGAGTGACCTCTCGGCGCTCGCAGAAACCGCGTCCCGCGAGCTTGCCGACGCCCCGGCGCAGGAGATCCTGCGCTGGGCGGGTGAGCGGTTCGGGGACGATCTGGTGGTCGCCGCTTCGATGCAGGACACCGTGCTGGTGCACCTCGCCTCGAAGGCCGTCCCCGGCATCCAGGTCGTCTTCCTCGACACCGGCTATCACTTCGCCGAGACGATCCAGACCCGCGACCGCGTCGCCCGCGAGTACGACGTCCGGCTGATCGATGCCAAGCCGCGCCAGACCGTCGCCGAGCAGGACGCCGAGTACAGCCCGCGGTTGCACGACAGCGACCCCGACCTGTGCTGCGCGTTACGAAAGACACATCCGCTCGACGAGGCGCTCGACGGGAAGGCCGCCTGGGCGACAGGTCTGCGGCGCGCGGAGTCGCCGTCGCGGGCCGGGACGCCGGTCGTCTCCTACGACGATCGCCGTGAGCTGCTCAAGCTCGCGCCGCTCGCCGCGTGGACCGACGCGGACGTGGAGCGGTACGTCGCCGAGCACGACGTGATCATGAATCCGCTTCTGTCCCAGGGCTTTCCGTCGATCGGCTGCGCGCCCTGCACGCGCAAGGTGCTTGCCGGCGAGGACGCCCGCGCCGGACGCTGGTCCGGCACCGGGAAGACCGAGTGCGGGATCCACACGTCGCAGGAGACGCTCCGGGCACGCTGA
- a CDS encoding nitrite/sulfite reductase, producing MTTKNEGQWALDQREPLNHNEQFKAQDDGLNVRRRIEEVYSKQGFASIHPDDLRGRMRWWGLYTQRRQGISGGRTASMEPEELDDEFFMLRIRCDGGALSTEQLRVIAQISTEFGRDTADITDRQNIQLHWVRVEDVPEIWRRLEAVGLSTTEACGDCPRVVLGSPVAGVSSAEVLDATPAIDEISRRYIGDPTVSNLPRKFKTAISWLPDTAPEINDVSFVGVVHPELGPGFDLLVGGGLSTNPKLAVRLGAFVTLEQVPDVWYGVVQLFRDYGYRRLRHRARIKFLVSDWGPEKFRDVLQREFLGFDLPDGPPAPVDETPLDHIGIHKQVDGNAYIGFAPVVGRVSGTILSQVADAAERAGSGRVRLTPHQKLLVLDVPPEQIQPLVAEMKTVGLEANPSRWRRSTMACTGLEFCKLAIVDTKQRAIDLVAELDARLEHLDLDVPIAIHLNGCPNSCARIQTADIGLKGQIVTTADGEQVEGFQVHLGGGLGLDAGFGRKLRAHKVTSAELGDYVERLATNFAQQRTDGERFAEWVGRADEEHLR from the coding sequence GTGACGACGAAGAACGAGGGGCAGTGGGCGCTCGATCAGCGCGAGCCGCTGAACCACAACGAGCAGTTCAAGGCGCAGGACGACGGCCTGAACGTGCGTCGCCGGATCGAGGAGGTCTACTCCAAGCAGGGGTTCGCCTCGATCCATCCCGACGATCTGCGTGGCCGGATGCGTTGGTGGGGGCTGTACACCCAGCGCCGCCAGGGGATCTCCGGCGGCCGGACGGCGTCGATGGAGCCGGAGGAACTCGACGACGAGTTCTTCATGCTTCGGATCCGCTGCGACGGCGGCGCGCTCAGCACCGAGCAGTTGCGGGTGATCGCGCAGATCTCGACCGAGTTCGGCCGGGATACGGCCGACATCACCGATCGACAGAACATCCAGTTGCACTGGGTGCGGGTCGAGGACGTCCCGGAGATCTGGCGGCGCCTCGAAGCCGTCGGGCTCTCGACCACCGAGGCGTGCGGCGACTGCCCGCGTGTGGTGCTCGGTTCGCCCGTGGCCGGTGTCAGCTCGGCAGAGGTGCTGGATGCAACGCCCGCGATCGACGAGATCAGCCGCCGGTACATCGGTGACCCGACCGTCAGCAACCTGCCGCGCAAGTTCAAGACCGCCATCTCGTGGCTGCCCGACACCGCGCCGGAGATCAACGATGTCTCGTTCGTCGGCGTCGTCCACCCCGAACTCGGTCCTGGCTTCGACCTCCTCGTCGGTGGCGGCCTGTCGACCAACCCCAAGTTGGCGGTCCGCCTCGGCGCCTTCGTCACCCTCGAACAGGTGCCGGACGTCTGGTACGGCGTCGTGCAGTTGTTCCGCGATTACGGCTACCGGCGTCTGCGTCACCGTGCTCGCATCAAGTTCCTGGTCTCCGACTGGGGACCGGAGAAGTTCCGTGACGTGCTGCAGCGGGAGTTTCTCGGATTCGACCTGCCGGACGGTCCGCCGGCGCCGGTCGACGAGACCCCGCTGGATCACATCGGCATCCACAAGCAGGTCGACGGCAACGCCTACATCGGCTTCGCGCCGGTTGTCGGACGCGTGTCCGGCACGATCCTGTCGCAGGTCGCCGACGCCGCCGAGCGGGCCGGCAGTGGACGCGTCCGGCTCACTCCGCACCAGAAACTCCTGGTGCTCGACGTGCCGCCTGAGCAGATCCAGCCGCTCGTGGCCGAGATGAAGACCGTCGGCCTGGAGGCGAATCCGTCGCGCTGGCGTCGTTCGACGATGGCGTGCACCGGTCTGGAGTTCTGCAAGCTGGCGATCGTCGACACCAAGCAGCGCGCGATCGACCTCGTCGCGGAACTGGATGCGCGCCTGGAGCACCTCGACCTCGACGTGCCGATCGCGATCCACCTCAACGGCTGTCCGAACTCGTGCGCCCGCATCCAGACCGCCGACATCGGTCTGAAGGGGCAGATCGTCACCACTGCCGACGGAGAACAGGTCGAGGGATTCCAGGTGCACCTCGGCGGGGGCCTCGGCCTCGACGCCGGGTTCGGCCGCAAGCTGCGCGCACACAAGGTGACCTCCGCCGAACTCGGCGACTACGTCGAGCGCCTTGCCACCAACTTCGCGCAGCAGCGCACCGACGGCGAGCGGTTCGCGGAGTGGGTCGGCCGGGCCGACGAGGAGCACCTGCGATGA